The sequence below is a genomic window from Acidobacteriota bacterium.
GGGCCGCGAGACGCGGGATCAGGAGGCTGGCAGATATTGCCACGTGGAGCGACGCGGCGTGGTGCAGAAGATGCGATGCCGGCACGGCACGCCGGATCGCTCCGATGGTCAGCATGGTCTCGTCAACGTGAGGTGCCGCCCGCCCGGCTAAATGCATTCAGGACGAGTAGGCGGCTTCGTAGACGGCGCGAACGCTACATCTGCCGCCAGCCGACGACGGCTGGCGCGCCGCTCCCGCCAAGACCGCCGTCGTAGGTCAGGGAAAACGAACCGAAAAAACTGCTCACGGTATTCGAATGAACGAGGTTCGCCACGCTCGGCGAATTCTGGACGATGATCTGCCCTAGCATCGTCGGGTTGCCCGTGATCTCGATCTGTTCGCGCACCAGGACCCGCGCCTGTGCACCCGTCTGCGTGAGGTTGCCGCTGATCGAGATATCGCCGTCGGCCAGCAGGAACAGGCCCGGATCGTCTGCCGTCGCCCGCAGGTTGCCCGAAATGTCGATCGACCCTTCGCTGATGATGCTCACGTTGACGGGACCAGGGCTGCCCGAGATGTTGACGTCACCCTGGACGTAGTAGGTGCCCGCCTGCAGGGCGTTGCTGCTGACACTCCACGTGGCGCTGCCAAATGTCCAGCCGCGAGCGGAACAGCCGCCACCACTGGCAGTGCAGAGCACCGTCCCGCCCGGGTTGGTCATCGTGCCAGCACTGGTCAGGATGTAGTCGGCCTCGGCCCGGTGATCGCTGGCATGAATGTCGGGCACGGGCAGGCTCGGATACCCACCACCTGTCATGCCGCCCACCGTGGGATTGCCACTCGGGTCGTATTCCCCACTGGCCGTTGCGTCACCAGCGATGTTCGAACTCCCGGAAATCTCGAAGTTCCCGTTCGCATGGACGCCGCCCGCCGTCCCGAAAATATTGACGTTGCCCCCGATGTCCAAGTTTCCGTTGACCAGGATCGCCGGATCCTCCGGGCCATACCCCACCACCACCTCCAGCGTCACCTGCGCGTTGTTCGGGCCGTAGCCAGTTGCGCGAACGATGAGCCGCTTGTTGTGATCGATGTAGGCCTGGTTGGCCTCGGTGACTTCGTTGATCCGGATCACATCCGCCGCGCTCAGCGTGACGCCGCGGGCCGCGTCGTCCTCGTCGAACACACGCGCTTCATACGACTCGTCGGTGGCGAGCGTCCGCCGCGCCGGCGACCGGGGAATCCGCTGCGTCGCATCCGCGCCGAGGTTCTCGATGCTGCCGTTATCGGCATCGAGGGCAGTCGTTCCCGTCAACCCGTCTGGCCCCTTCAGGAGCGCGGAAATCGCGGCGCTCTCGCTCGCGTACCCATCGGCCTGCCAGGTGGCGAGTTTGTCGATGACGACCGATGTGGCGTGATTGATCCCAGCCTCGGCCGCGGCTCTGGCCTTGGCCTGGGCTTCGTAGTTCTGCGAGATCTTGATCTCGGTCTGGCCACTCACCGTCAACGTCGCCACCATCCCCGTCAGCAGGATCAGCAGCAACAGCACACCGATCAGCGCGAAGCCGCGCTCGGATGAGCAAACGCCGGCCTGGATGGACCGGTCAGCTGGCAGCGTCGGGGGGGTGGTCGCCATCATATGATCGTCACCTCAGCCGGAGTCGAACCTCGGAGGTCAACGTGTACGTCGTCGGCGCGTTGCGATACTCGTCGCGAGTGATAGTCTGGCCCGTCACCGAGACTTGGACGTACGCCACCTGCGTCGGCACCGCCGTCGCCACGCGCTGCGCGTTGAGATAGGTGAAGCGCAACGATGAGATCACGCGGTCGGTCATCACCACTGCGGCTTGATCGAGGTTGTTGTCGCGTTTCGTGATGGTGAGGTTCGCGAGGTTGTGAGCAATCGTGAGGTCTTCGCCGCCCTCGTTGCACGCGCCCGCGGCGCCGCCAAGCAGACCGTTGGGTGGATTGATGTCTGCCTCGATCCGGACGTTGTCGGCGAGTCCGGTGCCGTTCGGATCGAGCTGAATGGGCGTGAACACGGTGCCTGCCGCCGGACACGCGCCGGTCGTGATCATATATGGGTTGGCGCCTGCCGACCGCAGCGCCGTGGTAATCCACTCGATGACAAACTGGACTTCCTCCTGCGTGGCCGATCCATCGAGCAGGACGTTCGACGCTCGTGTCGTCTGCCGCGTGACCAGCAGCGCCGAACCCATCAGGATGAGGCCAACCGTCATCGCCAGCAACAACTCGACAAGGGAATAGCCCTTGGCATTGGCCGCCCGGTGCCATCCCCGCGCGATGGGTCGCCATGCCATCACCATGAGCGAACAATCGTCGTGATCGTGACGGGCTTGGTGATGCCCCGGTTTCCGCTGCTAGGCGTCATTCTCACCGTCACGACCCGAGTTTTATTGTTGGCCGTCGGGCCGGCCGCAACGCTCCAGCGACGCGTGAAGCCGGCCGTCGGATTGTCGAAGTAGTTGGCGAGGTTGTTGTCGAGCGAGACGGTCCCCCCGGGCGTGATCTGGATGGCTGCATCGGCCGCGAAATCCAGTTTCTCGAGCTGCTCGATCTTGGCCACCGCCAGGCGTGCGGCATTCTCGCTGTTGCGGGCAAGCTGATGCCCGCGCACGGACACACCGAGCAGTTGGGCAATGGCCAGGAGCCCGAACACCAGGATCGTCGCCGCAATCAGCGTCTCAATCAGCGTGACGCCGTCGGACCGGCGATACCGGCTATTGGAAGCTGACGCGGCCAGCCGCCGAAAGCGTGAGCGTTTGTGTGGCATCGCTCTTCACCACTGTAATCGACACCGGAGCCGCGCCGGTCACCGGCGTGATGCGGCCGGTCGGCGCGATATCGACGTTGGTTGCCTGGCTGAACGACACGCCGCCCCTCAACCCTCGAACCGGCCCGTCCAGATCTGGCCGGGCGT
It includes:
- a CDS encoding prepilin-type N-terminal cleavage/methylation domain-containing protein, whose amino-acid sequence is MAWRPIARGWHRAANAKGYSLVELLLAMTVGLILMGSALLVTRQTTRASNVLLDGSATQEEVQFVIEWITTALRSAGANPYMITTGACPAAGTVFTPIQLDPNGTGLADNVRIEADINPPNGLLGGAAGACNEGGEDLTIAHNLANLTITKRDNNLDQAAVVMTDRVISSLRFTYLNAQRVATAVPTQVAYVQVSVTGQTITRDEYRNAPTTYTLTSEVRLRLR